The sequence below is a genomic window from Rhodothermales bacterium.
AAAAAATGCGCCGCTTCAGTACTTTCCGCTGTTTCCTTGACGCCCAGACGATCGAGTCGGTTGCCTGCCCCCGGCCCGACCGGGGGATGACGAGGGAGAGGGGCAGCGCGTGGACAGCCAACGCCAGAATGTGCCGGCTTAACTCCTGATTCGCATAAGTTTTAAGTCCTTACCTTATTGACTCTCATTAACCATTTTACATAGCTTCATGCGTCACGGCTCCAATCAAACCTCAGTCAATCGTATGAAGCGCTTCCTCATCTCCGCGTGTACTGGATGCCTCTTATTCGGCACTACCATGGGCTGTAACGAGACGCAGCAACCTCCTCAGGCCGCCACAGAGAGTATTGCAGCGTCAAATCCATTGGTCGGCGCCTGGGAATTTGTCTCATCGCGAATTGTACTCCCAGATACGATTGTGAATGTCGAAACCATAGCGAATCAAAAAGGCCTGTATCTCGCTTCCAACTCACACTGGGCATTTGTTTCTTCAACTTCGGACGGAAGTAAGTTGTTATTTGCAGGAAGAGGTACCTATACCATTGAGGGCAACTCCTACAAAGAAAGCGTCCAGTTTCATACCTTTTCCGAGGTGATTGGCAGTACAATAGAATTCGAGTTTGACATAAAAGGCGACACTCTCACAAAAGCAGGGTATCTGCCAGTGTGGGATGCAATTCGGCCAATCGTCGGTGAGTTAACACAGGTGAGGTACGAGGAAGTCCGCGTGAGGGCGAAGGAGCAGACAATGTAACTGATCGTACGGAGTGTGTCTTACTCGTGGTCATCCTTTAACAAGTACAGTCATGCATGCCCATGTAGAGATGCCCCGTTGGGGCGTCTCTGAACGAACAGGCAAAGCAAAACAAGTGATTTTCTGCATCGTCGCTAGAGACGCCCCACCGGGGCGTCTCTACGGAGCCACGACCTCCAGACCGTCCGTGCCCCTATGTTTGGGCAATGCGTACGATAAGTATGGTAATTGACGGACACCGCGTTGTGTTTATCACCTATACTGATCCAACACCGCCGCCACCTCCGGACCCATCGTATCCCGCATCCATTTCACGTAATCCGGGTCCGTTTTTCGCACAAACGCCAGCGCCTTGCCGCGGTACTTCCCGAAGGCAATCGTCACCGTCTCTCCTTCCAGTTTGAACCGCTGGCCGTCGTCCAGATAGGGTTTGCGTAGCTCGACCTGCAATTCCAGCGCGCTGCCATCCAGGTTATACCGTTTGATCTGCTCGCGGAAGATGTTCATCGCCGCCTCGGTATCGTCCATCGAGCGGTGGGCGCGGGGCATTTCCGTCCCCAGATAAAAGGTGTGGGCCCAGCCGAGGGTGCGGACCTCGTACTTTTTGAGGATCGTGAGCGGATCCAGCACCGCCCGGTCGGGCAACGCCGGCATCGTCATACCCGCGCGTTTGTACTCGGCCGTCAACATCGGCACATCGAAACCGATGGCGTTGTAGCCGGCGAGGTCGGCGTCGCGCAGGAGCCCACCCAGGGTATCCGCGATCTCCCGGAACAGGGGCGCGCCGGCCACCATCTCGTTGGTGATGCCCGTCAGTTCCGTCACCTCGGCCGGGATCGGGCGCTCGGGGTTCAGGAACGACTCGAACCGCTCCTGGCGCTTGTCTGGATGGACCTTGATACAGGCGATCTCTACGATCCGGTCCTTTTCAGGGTCGAGCCCTGTCGTTTCAAGGTCAAAAAACAGGAGCGGGCGTTCGAGGCGCATACGGAATGAAGTCGGTTGTTTGGAAACACCCAAGGTAGCTCAATTGCCTCCCCAGCGCCAACCCGAGCCGCGAAGATTCCGTTGTGCATTGACTCTTTTTAGGAGGGCCCGTATACTTGCGCCATGACAAAAACACTCTCCTCTAGGATGCCCGATAGCACCCGCCGGCGCGCGATCCGACGTCTGCCCACGCAGATCGTGTACGTGCCCGCGTCAGCATACAGGCAGGTGCAAGCCTGATTCCTACCGAGAGGTTTATCCTGTTTGCTGCGCTGGTTCTGTCCCGAGAATCAGCGTTTTTTTTTATAACCCCCTCTGACTCCATCTAACGCCCCATGGCCATAGTTCTCGCTTTCAGCGGCGGTCTGGATACGTCGTTCTGCGTCCCGTACCTCAAGGAAACCTACGATGAGCCGGTCTATACGGTCACAGTGAACACCGGCGGCCTCTCCGCCGAAGATGAGCAGGACTTGATCGACCGCTCCCGCACCCTCGGGGCGGCCGCGCACTACACCGTCGACGGCCGCGACGAGCTCTTCAAGAACCACCTCAGCTACCTGATCAAGGGCAACGTCCTCCGCGGCAATGTCTATCCGCTGTGTGTGGGGCCAGAGCGTGTTACCCAGGCACAGAAGGTGGTCGCGATGGCCCGGCAGCTCAACGCTCGGGCTGTGGCCCATGGCTCCACGGGCGCCGGCAACGACCAGGTCCGCTTCGACGTCGCCCTCCGCCTCCTCGCCAGCGATATCGAGGTCATCACCCCCATCCGCACGCTCGGCTACAGCCGCGCGCAGACGACCGAGTACCTCACCAAACGCGGCTTCCCGGTCAAAGCATCCACCACGACGTATTCGATCAACCGCGGCCTCTGGGGCACGACCATCGGGGGCAAGGAAACCCTCGGCACCGCCGAGCCGCTGCCGGACGAGGCCTACCCGGACACCGTTCCGCCGGCGCGCTGCCCCGACAAACCGCTCGACATCAAGATCGGCTTCGACGGCGGCCAGCCCATCTCGCTGGACGGCGCGACCATGGACCCCGTTCGCCTCATCGAACGCCTCAATGAACTCGGCGGAGACCACGGCGTCGGCCGCGACATCCATGTCGGCGATACGATCCTTGGCATCAAGGGACGCGTGGGCTTCGAGGCGCCGGCGGCCGTCATCCTCATCCGCGCCCACCAGGAGCTCGAAAAGATCGTCCTCACCCGCTGGCAACGGTTCCAGAAAGACCACCTGAGCGACTTCTACGGGATGTTGCTCCACGAAGGCCAGTACTTCGACCCCGTCATGCGCGACATCGAGGCGTTTATCGACTCATCCCAGAAGGTGGTCAACGGCTCGGCAACCGTCCGCCTCCTGAAAGGCCACGCCAGCGTCCTCGGATGCACGAGCCCGTTCTCGATGTTCGACCTGAAGGTGGCCAGCTATGGCGAGACAAACACGCTCTGGAACGCCCGCGACGCCAGCGGCTTCACCCAGATCTACGGCATCCAGGCCATGCTGGCGCATAATGCTCGTAAAAAAAACCAATAAACCACGAATGCCTCGTTGTCATCTCGACCGAAGGCCTGATTTATCGGGCCGTAGCGGAGAGACCTCCTGACTCAGGACTATGCCGTTCTTCAGGAGGTCTCTCCACTTCATACCCGCATTCGCGGTTATTACGGTCGAGATGACATGGGCTAGTGCACGACCTCAATACCTCACCCATGCCCACACGCGTTGCTTTACTCCACGGCGCCGGCTACACCGGAGGTGAACTCATCCGGCTGCTGCTGAACCATCCGAACTACGAACTGGCGCTGGTCACGAGCCGCTCGCAGGCCGGCGAGCCTGTGTGGAAGACGCATCCACACCTGCGGGGGCAGACGGAGTTGCGCTTTGCGGAGTCAGGCGACGCGGCGATGGACGGGATCGACGCGGTGTTCATCGCCGCCGAACACGGGCAGAGCGCGGTCCTCACCGCCGGCCTGCTGGCGAACGGATACCAGGGTGCGATCGTCGACCTTAGCTCGGACTTCCGCCTGAAAAACCCGGCGGACTACGACACGTGGTACGGCCTCAAGCATCCGCACCCCGAACTCATCCCGCGCTTCCAGTACGGGCTCGCGGAGGTCTACGGCCCCTATGCGCCGGGCACGCGGTTCATCGCCAATCCGGGCTGCTTCGCGACTGGCATCGAGCTGGCGCTGTGGCCGATCGCCCGCCGGCTCGGTGCGTTCGACGCGGCGATTACGGCCATAACCGGGGCCTCGGGCTCGGGCGCGAAGCCCAGCGCGACCACCCATTTCCCGACGCGCGACGGTAACGTCCGCGCCTACAAGGTCCTCGCGCACCAGCACACCCCGGAAATCCAGCAAACCCTCGGCGCCGGCTGCCGGCTCCTACTCACGCCCGTCTCCGGACCCTGGGTGCGCGGCATCTGGGGGACGATCCAGCTGACGCTGCCGGAGGAACTGGCCAGCGCGGCGGCTATAACCAGACTGTTCGAGGAGGCCTACGCCGGCCGGCCACTCGTCCGCCTCTGGCCCGACGAACTGCCTGAACTGCGCTACGCCGTCAACACGCCGTTTTGTGACATCGGGTGGGTGGTCCGCGGCAACGCCCTCGTCCTGGGCTTCGCCATCGACAACCTGCTCAAAGGGGCCTCCAGCCAGGCCATCCAGAACCTCAACCTCGTGCTTGGCCTGCCCGAAACCGCCGGCCTGATCCCCCACGAATCCCCCCAGACAAATCCCATAGCCCAAACGATCTACTGACGCCCATGCTCGAAACCTCGATCGTCGAAACCGAAGACGCGTTCCAGATTCCCACCTACAAAAAATTCCCCATCTCGCTAGAACGCGGCGAAGGAGTCTATGTGTGGGATGCCGACGGCAACCGGTACCTGGATTTCTACGGGGGACACTGCGTCACCCTCCTCGGGCACTGCCCGCCGGCCGTCGTCGCCGCCATTCAGGAGCAGGCCGGCCAGCTGATGTTCTACTCGAACGTCGTCTACAGCTCCATCCGCGCCCGCGCCGCGCAGCGGCTGGCCGAGATGGCGCCGGCCGGCATGGGCCACGCGTTTTTCTGCAACTCGGGCACCGAGGCCAACGAAACGGCGCTTAAACTGGGGCGCACGTGGACCGGAAAACCGGGCGTCGTCGCCACCATCGGGGGCTTTCACGGGCGGACGATGGGCAGCCTCGCGGCCACCTGGAATCCGCACTACCGCGAGCCGTACCAGTCGGTCCTCTCCGCTACCCACTTCATCCCGTTCGGGGATGCCGCGGCGCTGGAGGCCGTGCTCCAGGCCCACAACGACATCGGGGTCTTTATCCTGGAACCCATCCAGAGCATGGCCGGCATCGTCGACGCCCCGGATGCCTATTACCGGGACATCCGGGCGTTGTGCGACCGCTACCGGGTTACCCTTGTGTTCGATGAGGTCCAGACCGGCGTCGGCCGCACCGGCACGTTTTCGATCAGCGATCACTACGGGATGCGGCCAGACCTCATCACCCTCGCGAAAAGCCTCGGCTCGGGTATCCCCATCGGGGCCGTGCTCTCGTCCGACGCCATCGCCGGCACCGTCCACTACGGCGACCACGGCACGACGTTCGGCGGCGGGATGGTCGCCATGGCCGCCATGCTCGCCACGCTCGACACCCTCGAAAACGACCGCCTGATGCCGCGCGCGCCGGCGATCTTCAAGGCCATCTCGTCCGCCCTGACGCCGCTTGTGACACGCGTCCGAGGCCGCGGCTGCCTGATCGGGCTGGAGATGGACCGCCCGGTCGGACCCGTCTGCACACGCCTCCGCCAGCTCGGTGTCCTCGTCGGCGGCTCGGACGATCCTAACGTAATGCGCCTCATGCCGGCCCTAAACACGCCGGACTCCGCCATCGAGGAATTCATCGCCGCCTTCCGCTCGGCGATTGGTACTTAATCCCGCTTTCATGCAACGTCATCCCCCATGCTTCATCACCTCATCGACTGGCACCTGATCGACGACGCCACCTGGCTTCGCCTCATCGAGCGCGCTCTGCATCATCATCGCGCCACCGACCGCTGGTCGACCGTTGCCGCGAAACGCAGCATCGGGCTTCTCTTCTTTAACCCCTCCCTGCGCACCCGCACGTCGATGGAGCTTGCCGCCGTCCAACTCGGCGCCCATGCTTCGACGCTGAATGTCGGCCAGGGGACGTGGGGCTTTTCGTGGGAAAAGGGCAAGGTGATGGATGGCGCCGAGGCGGAGCACATCGACGAGGCCGTCGGGGTCCTCTCGCGGTATTACGACGCGCTTGGCGTCCGTGTCTTCGCCTCCCTGACGGATGAGCAGAAGGACCGGGATGAAACCCTGCTTCACACCTTCATCCAGGCATCGACCGTGCCCGTCATCAACCTGGAGTCCGCGTTTTACCACCCCTGCCAGGCCCTCGGTGATGCCGCCACGCTGATGACCCACTTCAACGGCGACGTCCGCCGCAAGAAGTTTGTCCTCACCTGGTGTTATCACCCGAAGGCACTGCCCATGGCCGTTCCGAACTCGGCCCTCTTGACGGCATCGCGCCTCGGGATGGACGTGACGCTGGCCTGTCCGCCGGCGTATGTGTTGGATAAAAAGATCACCGACCTCGCCGCCGGCTACGCCCGGCAACACGGCGCCTCGTTCGATATCGTACACGACCAGGCCGCCGGCTGCGAGGGAGCGGACATCATCTACGCCAAGGCCTGGAGCGGCCCCGCCGTCTACGCCGGCGCCGAGCAGGAAGCCGCCCTCCGCACCGAAAACCGCGACTGGCGCGTGACGCAGAAGATCATGGACCGAACCAACAGCGGCCGTTTCATGCACTGCCTCCCCGTCCGCCGCAACATCGTTGTCGACGACGCCGTCCTCGACAGCCCCGCCGCCATCCACCTCCAGCAAGCCGAATTCCGCCTCCACGCGCAGAAAGCAATCCTGGAGTATGTGTGGAGGCTGCTCTAAAGGGAAAGGGGTAAAGGTAAAAGGCAAAACGTACCACTAATTGGCATTTTACCTGAGCGAGCGACGTCACATTCTCTTTTGCCTTTTAGCTTTTTCCTTTTACCCTATGGCTTCTTTCTCACAAACAACCGCAGTGCTAAAAATCGGCGGTTCTCTCATCGAGGACGCGGCCGCCATGGCCGTCTTCTGGGCCTCCGTCCGGGCGCTACGGGATGAGATGCCGGTCGTCGTCGTCCATGGCGGTGGGCCGCAGGCGACGGAGATGGCCCGCCGGCTTGGGCATGAGCCCGAAATCGTCAACGGCCGGCGGGTAACGACCGACCTCGACCTCCAGATCATGCAATGGACCGTCCGGGGCGAACTCAACAGCCGGCTAACGGCTATGGCCGGACGAGCCGGCCTCTCCGCCGTTGGGCTTTGTGGGATCGATGGAGGGACTGTCCGCGTATCGCGGCGCCCACCCTGGACGATCGACGGGCGCTTGGTGGATTTTGGCTGGGTGGGAGACATCCAGTACGTCCAGCCCGCCCTCCTGACCGCCCTCCTCGACGCCGGCCACACCCCCATCGTCGCGCCCCTGGGCGTGGACGACGCCGGCCTGATCTACAACGTCAACGCCGACACCATCGCCGCCGCCATCGCCCGAGCCCTGGGCGCTTCGCTGTTCGCGCTCGTCACCGACGCGGGCGGCGTCCGACGCGACGCTTCCGATGCTACGACGGTGATCTCCGAGATGGCCGTGGCCGACTTCCAGGCCGGCGCCGACGCCGGCTGGATCAGCCGCGGGATGCTCGTCAAACTGGCCGTCGCCTTCGACGCCCGCAAAGCCGGCATCCCGGACGTGTGGGTCCTAGCGCCAGCCGACCTCACCACCCGCTCCCGCGGTACCCGTATCTTGTGATGGCGATGCCCGACCACCCCACCGACGTCCTCGAACTGCTCAGCGCGTTCGTCCGCTTCCCGTCGCTCAGCAAGCAGGAAGGGCCGATTGCCGACTTCGTCGAAGCGTATGCTCGCGCGGAGGGGCTGCACGTCGGCCGGCTCGATGACAACGTCTATTTCTGGATTGGCGACGGACCCGACCTGCTCCTGCTCAACTCGCACCTCGACGTCGTCCCTCCTTCATCCGATCATCCCTACGATCCTTTTATCCCGACGCTGGTCGACGGCAAATTGTACGGCCGAGGCACCGTCGACGCCAAGGCCAGCGGAGCCGCCATGACGATGGCACTCGTCGAACTGGCCGAAGCCGGATGGACGCCACCCGGCGGCAAACTGATGGTGGCGCTGACGACCTGCGAGGAAATCGGAGGCGATTACAACGGGCTCCAGCACCTGCGGCCGCACCTGCCCCCCATCCACGCCGCCCTCGTCGGCGAGCCCACGGAGATGACGCCGGTCGTCTCCCAGAAAGGATTATTGATCCTGAAGATCCACGCCGAGGGCCGCACCGCCCACGCCGCCCGCGCCCACCTGGGCGAAAACGCCATTTACAAAGCTGCCGCGGACATCGCCCGGCTCCAGCAACTCGCGTTCGACCGGGAAGACCCGTACCTGGGTAAACCAACCGTCACCGTCACCATGATCCAGGGGGGCACGGCGCGTAATGTCGTGCCGGACCACTGCGTGTTTGATGTCGACATCCGCTCGACGCCGGCGTACACGCACGACGAACTCGTCGCGTACATCCAGGCGCAGGTGGCCTCCCGGGTGGAAGTCCACAGTAAACGCCTCATCCCCGTCGCCACTCCCGTCGATGCCCGCATTGTCCG
It includes:
- a CDS encoding 3'-5' exonuclease yields the protein MRLERPLLFFDLETTGLDPEKDRIVEIACIKVHPDKRQERFESFLNPERPIPAEVTELTGITNEMVAGAPLFREIADTLGGLLRDADLAGYNAIGFDVPMLTAEYKRAGMTMPALPDRAVLDPLTILKKYEVRTLGWAHTFYLGTEMPRAHRSMDDTEAAMNIFREQIKRYNLDGSALELQVELRKPYLDDGQRFKLEGETVTIAFGKYRGKALAFVRKTDPDYVKWMRDTMGPEVAAVLDQYR
- a CDS encoding argininosuccinate synthase; translated protein: MAIVLAFSGGLDTSFCVPYLKETYDEPVYTVTVNTGGLSAEDEQDLIDRSRTLGAAAHYTVDGRDELFKNHLSYLIKGNVLRGNVYPLCVGPERVTQAQKVVAMARQLNARAVAHGSTGAGNDQVRFDVALRLLASDIEVITPIRTLGYSRAQTTEYLTKRGFPVKASTTTYSINRGLWGTTIGGKETLGTAEPLPDEAYPDTVPPARCPDKPLDIKIGFDGGQPISLDGATMDPVRLIERLNELGGDHGVGRDIHVGDTILGIKGRVGFEAPAAVILIRAHQELEKIVLTRWQRFQKDHLSDFYGMLLHEGQYFDPVMRDIEAFIDSSQKVVNGSATVRLLKGHASVLGCTSPFSMFDLKVASYGETNTLWNARDASGFTQIYGIQAMLAHNARKKNQ
- the argC gene encoding N-acetyl-gamma-glutamyl-phosphate reductase codes for the protein MPTRVALLHGAGYTGGELIRLLLNHPNYELALVTSRSQAGEPVWKTHPHLRGQTELRFAESGDAAMDGIDAVFIAAEHGQSAVLTAGLLANGYQGAIVDLSSDFRLKNPADYDTWYGLKHPHPELIPRFQYGLAEVYGPYAPGTRFIANPGCFATGIELALWPIARRLGAFDAAITAITGASGSGAKPSATTHFPTRDGNVRAYKVLAHQHTPEIQQTLGAGCRLLLTPVSGPWVRGIWGTIQLTLPEELASAAAITRLFEEAYAGRPLVRLWPDELPELRYAVNTPFCDIGWVVRGNALVLGFAIDNLLKGASSQAIQNLNLVLGLPETAGLIPHESPQTNPIAQTIY
- a CDS encoding aspartate aminotransferase family protein, whose translation is MLETSIVETEDAFQIPTYKKFPISLERGEGVYVWDADGNRYLDFYGGHCVTLLGHCPPAVVAAIQEQAGQLMFYSNVVYSSIRARAAQRLAEMAPAGMGHAFFCNSGTEANETALKLGRTWTGKPGVVATIGGFHGRTMGSLAATWNPHYREPYQSVLSATHFIPFGDAAALEAVLQAHNDIGVFILEPIQSMAGIVDAPDAYYRDIRALCDRYRVTLVFDEVQTGVGRTGTFSISDHYGMRPDLITLAKSLGSGIPIGAVLSSDAIAGTVHYGDHGTTFGGGMVAMAAMLATLDTLENDRLMPRAPAIFKAISSALTPLVTRVRGRGCLIGLEMDRPVGPVCTRLRQLGVLVGGSDDPNVMRLMPALNTPDSAIEEFIAAFRSAIGT
- a CDS encoding N-acetylornithine carbamoyltransferase; protein product: MLHHLIDWHLIDDATWLRLIERALHHHRATDRWSTVAAKRSIGLLFFNPSLRTRTSMELAAVQLGAHASTLNVGQGTWGFSWEKGKVMDGAEAEHIDEAVGVLSRYYDALGVRVFASLTDEQKDRDETLLHTFIQASTVPVINLESAFYHPCQALGDAATLMTHFNGDVRRKKFVLTWCYHPKALPMAVPNSALLTASRLGMDVTLACPPAYVLDKKITDLAAGYARQHGASFDIVHDQAAGCEGADIIYAKAWSGPAVYAGAEQEAALRTENRDWRVTQKIMDRTNSGRFMHCLPVRRNIVVDDAVLDSPAAIHLQQAEFRLHAQKAILEYVWRLL
- the argB gene encoding acetylglutamate kinase, producing MASFSQTTAVLKIGGSLIEDAAAMAVFWASVRALRDEMPVVVVHGGGPQATEMARRLGHEPEIVNGRRVTTDLDLQIMQWTVRGELNSRLTAMAGRAGLSAVGLCGIDGGTVRVSRRPPWTIDGRLVDFGWVGDIQYVQPALLTALLDAGHTPIVAPLGVDDAGLIYNVNADTIAAAIARALGASLFALVTDAGGVRRDASDATTVISEMAVADFQAGADAGWISRGMLVKLAVAFDARKAGIPDVWVLAPADLTTRSRGTRIL
- a CDS encoding M20/M25/M40 family metallo-hydrolase translates to MAMPDHPTDVLELLSAFVRFPSLSKQEGPIADFVEAYARAEGLHVGRLDDNVYFWIGDGPDLLLLNSHLDVVPPSSDHPYDPFIPTLVDGKLYGRGTVDAKASGAAMTMALVELAEAGWTPPGGKLMVALTTCEEIGGDYNGLQHLRPHLPPIHAALVGEPTEMTPVVSQKGLLILKIHAEGRTAHAARAHLGENAIYKAAADIARLQQLAFDREDPYLGKPTVTVTMIQGGTARNVVPDHCVFDVDIRSTPAYTHDELVAYIQAQVASRVEVHSKRLIPVATPVDARIVRACRQALPDREPIGSPTASDWIFLPDVPTVKIGPGPSSRSHTPDEHIEIDAVFPAVDVYKQIVKHYFD